In Malus sylvestris chromosome 15, drMalSylv7.2, whole genome shotgun sequence, a single genomic region encodes these proteins:
- the LOC126604542 gene encoding formin-like protein 6, whose translation MKLQAPPHHLIFSVVLSLSLSLSLTPLHALQFQTLTAIHRRILHQPLFPDSSSPPPDTPSPPIPPPPPPDTSSDQPFFHELPSGSTPDQTQPAPLPSNATTVQNPQAPQPTKGTKKVAIAALVGIVTLGMLSGFAFFLYRHRVKHPSESQKLVNGGGPGSQRFADDPSVPPSNFLYIGTVEPSHTSTTSSEAVSGPTTVELNRSPYHRLNSVKRSDRYRPSPELQPLPPLTKPPQNLNSPSAMSSSDEESNETAFHSPNCSSISYDDSYYTPKQSSNHGVANCAPIHVASSIPHSKRTSPKSRLSVSSTTRNHAAPSPPQPPPPPPMQIQTQTHDAQQGAPSFSNKRPKFSSPPPPPPNLVRVSRAPVPPPPPPPPSRPTILRQVGDSERVVSARPAQAPAKPQPQSSFAAIPKGPFENGTRKPAERFVDESLASSESFENEDSGGAKPKLKPLHWDKVRATSDRATVWDQLKSSSFQLNEDMMETLFGCNPANSVPKETTRRSVLPPVEQENRVLDPKKSQNIAILLRALNVARDEVTEALLDGNPEGLGTELLETLVKMAPTKEEEIKLRDYKGDVSKLGTAERFLKAVLDIPFAFKRVEAMLYRANFDTEVKYLRKSFQTLEEASEELKSSRLFLKLLEAVLKTGNRMNVGTNRGDAKSFKLDTLLKLVDVKATDGKTTLLHFVVQEIIKSEGEVVDSTNENAKNMPVNTKEDGFRKQGLQMVAGLGRDLSNVKKAAGMDSDVLSSYVSKLEMGLQKVKQVLQYEKPDMQGKFFNSMKVFLKEAEDEILRVKADERKALILVKEVTEYFHGDTTKEEAHPFRIFMIVRDFLTVLDQVCKEVGMLQDRTLVGSARSFRITSTAPLPVLNRYNVRQDNSSDDESLSP comes from the exons ATGAAATTGCAAGCTCCTCCTCACCATCTCATTTTCTCCGTtgttctctccctctccctctctctctccctcactcccctccacGCTCTTCAATTTCAAACGCTCACTGCAATTCACAGAAGAATTCTCCACCAGCCCCTGTTTCCAGACAGCTCCTCCCCTCCGCCGGACACCCCGTCGCCGCCGATTCCACCGCCGCCTCCGCCGGACACTTCAAGCGACCAGCCATTTTTCCATGAATTGCCATCTGGGTCGACCCCAGATCAGACTCAACCCGCACCGCTGCCGTCGAACGCCACCACTGTGCAGAATCCACAAGCGCCGCAACCGACCAAGGGGACGAAGAAAGTCGCCATTGCTGCTTTGGTCGGAATTGTGACTCTCGGAATGCTCTCCGGATTCGCCTTCTTCCTTTACCGCCACCGAGTCAAACACCCGTCCGAGTCTCAGAAACTCGTCAATGGCGGAGGACCCGGTTCCCAGAGATTCGCCGACGACCCGAGTGTCCCACCCTCGAACTTCCTCTACATTGGCACAGTCGAACCCAGCCACACGTCGACGACGAGCAGCGAAGCCGTTAGCGGACCAACAACTGTGGAATTGAACCGGTCTCCGTATCACAGACTGAACTCTGTCAAAAGATCGGATCGGTACCGGCCGAGTCCCGAGTTGCAGCCGCTTCCTCCTCTGACCAAACCTCCTCAGAACCTCAACTCGCCGTCAGCTATGTCGTCTTCCGATGAAGAGAGCAATGAAACGGCGTTTCATTCGCCGAACTGCTCCTCCATCAGCTACGATGACAGCTACTACACGCCGAAGCAGAGCAGCAACCATGGAGTCGCCAATTGTGCTCCAATTCACGTTGCCAGTTCAATTCCCCACTCGAAACGAACTTCTCCGAAATCGCGGCTTTCGGTTTCTTCCACCACAAGGAACCATGCCGCTCCGTCGCCTCCCCAGCCACCTCCCCCGCCGCCAATGCAAATTCAGACTCAAACCCACGACGCCCAACAGGGAGCTCCATCGTTTTCTAATAAGAGGCCGAAATTCTCCTCCCCTCCACCACCTCCACCAAATTTGGTGCGTGTATCTAGAGCCCCTGTTCCGCCTCCTCCGCCACCGCCGCCGTCGCGACCGACGATATTAAGGCAAGTTGGGGATTCAGAAAGGGTTGTTTCTGCAAGGCCAGCCCAAGCTCCCGCAAAGCCACAGCCACAATCCTCCTTTGCAGCAATCCCAAAAGGGCCTTTCGAAAATGGGACAAGAAAACCTGCCGAGAGATTTGTTGATGAGAGCTTGGCGTCTTCAGAGAGTTTTGAGAATGAAGATTCAGGAGGGGCAAAGCCCAAGCTGAAGCCTCTGCACTGGGACAAGGTCCGGGCAACCTCCGACCGCGCTACCGTGTGGGATCAGCTGAAATCGAGCTCATTCCA GTTAAATGAGGACATGATGGAGACTCTTTTCGGGTGTAACCCGGCGAATTCAGTCCCGAAAGAGACTACTAGACGATCAGTTCTTCCTCCTGTTGAGCAGGAGAACAGGGTTTTGGATCCAAAGAAGTCACAGAACATAGCAATACTATTGAGAGCACTGAATGTAGCACGAGATGAGGTCACTGAAGCGCTTTTAGATG GTAACCCCGAAGGCTTGGGCACTGAGCTGTTGGAAACTCTGGTGAAGATGGCTCCaacaaaggaagaagaaattaaGCTTCGAGACTACAAGGGTGACGTCTCAAAATTAGGGACTGCTGAACGCTTTCTGAAAGCTGTGCTCGATATCCCATTTGCCTTTAAGAGAGTTGAGGCAATGCTATACAGAGCTAATTTTGATACAGAAGTGAAGTACCTGAGAAAGTCCTTTCAAACGTTGGAG GAAGCAAGTGAAGAACTAAAGAGCAGTCGATTATTCCTCAAACTCCTTGAAGCTGTTCTCAAGACAGGGAACCGAATGAATGTTGGGACCAATCGTGGTGATGCTAAATCTTTCAAACTTGATACACTTTTAAAACTAGTAGACGTAAAGGCAACAGATGGAAAGACCACATTGCTCCATTTTGTGGTCCAAGAGATCATAAAATCCGAAGGTGAAGTTGTTGATTCTACAAATGAGAATGCTAAAAACATGCCTGTCAATACCAAGGAAGATGGTTTCAGAAAGCAAGGATTACAAATGGTTGCAGGGCTGGGCAGAGACCTCAGCAACGTCAAGAAGGCAGCAGGAATGGACTCAGATGTCCTAAGTAGCTACGTGTCGAAGCTTGAAATGGGGCTTCAGAAGGTCAAACAGGTTTTGCAGTATGAGAAGCCCGATATGCAAGGGAAATTCTTCAACTCGATGAAGGTATTTTTAAAAGAGGCCGAGGATGAAATTCTTAGGGTCAAGGCTGATGAAAGAAAGGCTTTAATTCTGGTGAAAGAGGTTACCGAATATTTTCATGGGGATACAACAAAGGAGGAAGCCCATCCTTTCAGAATCTTCATGATCGTGAGAGATTTTCTAACTGTACTGGACCAAGTTTGCAAGGAAGTGGGGATGCTGCAGGATAGAACACTGGTGGGCTCTGCTAGATCATTCCGCATAACATCAACTGCTCCTCTACCAGTTCTCAACAGGTATAACGTGAGACAAGATAACAGTTCGGATGATGAAAGCTTGTCACCATAA